In the Pseudorasbora parva isolate DD20220531a chromosome 5, ASM2467924v1, whole genome shotgun sequence genome, TTATGACATCAGTTGAGCAGTTTTGTAAGGTGCCATTTGATGAGTTATTAAACCTGTGTCCTAAGAAGCAGTTATGGGAAATTGTAGATCGCTATGAATTGAGTGGTATTGATAACCAACCATGTTGCCATTTGACcgaataagttgcaaattggacgtccagctgttccttatatgtacatttaacttttcaggCCTCTTATTgttacctgtcccaacttttttggattgtgtagctctcatgaaatccaaaatgagccaatatttggcatgacatttcaaaatgtctcactttcaacatttgatatgttagctatattctattgtgaataaaaattattaagtttatgagatgtgtaaattattgcattccttttttattcagaatGCGTACAGTCTCTCAACTTTTTGGATTTGGGTTTGTATGAATCCTGCATGTTCTGcgtgttttttccccccaaactATTGCTATACTAAGATGTGCGCAATCGActgaaatatataataaatactaaaataaattGTCTTGGCGATTAAATtgcaaataaacatttatggGATCTGTAAGATAATAAATATGATACatataatgtcatacatttaaaatgactgtTTAGACAGGATTTCTTTGGCCTGTTTTTGACTGATTTTGAAATGTTGTTCTCAGGAATTCTTGTTCCATGTCAATAAAGCTTTTGTTTGCAAATTTATGCTTAGATGCTAATACAGTACTGGTCAAAAGATTGGACACACTATGCATGTTTTTTAAGAAGTATTGTATGCTCatcaagcctacatttatttgatcaaaaatactgaaaaaatagtaatattttaatatgtatttgAGCTGTTGAGGGAAATAATACATTGAAAAATTATCCAAATAGCCTCTTCCAGCTAAATATCACAGTCAACACATCACACTGTGTGACTTACAGATTACAAACTGTAATCTTCTTGCACGAAGAAGATGCTCTCACATGACTGCAGTGGTTACCAAGACAGGAAGTCAGCATTTTCATGTGGGAGCAGAATATGAAatgataaaaagaaaaaaaaatggaggAGTGTACAACAACGTCACACTGCTGAAGGAAACAAAACGAGGAGAACTCGTACAAGGGAAAGAGAGAATGAGTGAAGTTTGATAGAGAGAAACTTTCGAAGCTCCACAAATCagcatgcattattttattcttaAGACTTTGATAAAGTCAGTCTAACTTCACAGTAAAGAAAAAGAATGCATGACATTTCAGTGCTTTTTGAAAAGATACTTTGACTATACTTTGAAGTACACACAGAAGTGCGCATAACCCAAAAGTACAGAGAAAAAATACAGCGAAGAGAAGTGACGGGAGATTTTTACTGTAACGATGGCGAACAGTAAGACATTGACGATGATCGTCCTCCTAAGTATCTTTATCTCAAGAAGTGACACAAGAGGTGAGTTTCAATTAATTTTATATGATACTCTTTAGATTTTTTCCTATGTAGATGATTTGGCCTTCAGATGTAATATCTTCTTAGTCTAGCATCAGTTGGCATATGCTCCGGATTTggtattttatttctaaataaatgtatatgtttatggcctggtttcacagaaaGGGCTTAAATTAAGCAAGGTTTAGGCCTTAGTTAAATTGGGACATTTAAGTAActtttataaacgtgccttaggaaaaaaaaactactggtcttgagacaaaacagaactgacatattttaagatgcaCTGGGACTAGCCTGGGCctagcttaagccttgtctgtgaaaccgggggtAATCGTGTACCAAAATACTTGTGTATCAGCTTAATGGTGAAAATCTTAGCCTTGTTTAATTCAGTCAGACAAAGTATATTGAAAGTGTGAAGTGAATCATTGTGGCTAACAGTTGATCATTTGAGAAAAGgtctacttttatatttttttatattcttcAACTTAAAATGAAGACATTTATATTGAATTTATGCGTCAATGGAGCTCATAATGGATGTTCAGCAGAATGAGGAATCTGTTCTGATCACGTGAATGCATGTGAAGGCttagtgtttgtttgtgtttgttgctATTTCGAGAGGACATGCCATGACGAAGCGCTCTTCCTCTCTGGGGGGATTCTTTGGGGGGAGATGAGTTGTTGAGGTTTTTGAGGCTGACAGAAGCaccttaaaaaaagaaactgtAAATGTAGAACAGTAAATGCAGCCGTTTATTTGGAACCAAATGACATTTGTGGTATGACTTTTTTCAGTGCCATTGAATGTGGTAGAAGGCAGGCGTTGATTTAGGCCATGTGTTTGATCTACATATTCTTCAGAATTAGGGCTCGTTCTTCTTGCgctaaaataataatgtttgtcTAATCTTTGGACAAAACTGTACACCTCTGACTAACATTAACAAGAAATTTGACAAATCCATGTACTAAGCCTTCCATATTCCACACTTACTAATGTACTGTAACGGAAATTTACTGGAAAACTCACTTGAGTGTATGATTCTGTTTCCATGTGCTGAGTGCTCACATTAACCTGTTACTAACATGCTGTGCACTAACTGTCTTAGGAAATCAAGAATCACATCGAAATCAAGATGCTGtgattgaaaaaaaactgacagGTCAGACAATGTACACTTTTAttatttactcttttttttcatttctaTAAATAAACTGGCACTTTTCATGAATAGAGTACATACAATTAGTATAAAATCGATTCGAAGTGAAAGAATCTAGACCTTAAGAAAACATTGATTGTCACAATGTTTATAGAATTTTATAGAATCTCCATTTTTTGAGGAAATGCGTATACGTTAGATGTTTTTAAGCTAGCTGCTTTTCATGCTGAGATAAGTCCTTTAacttttttatcaaaaataaaactgtaCTTCTAATGCTTCTAATGGTTTCTAGACACTAAAGTGAACTCTATTAATGGAAAGTGCCAACTGTGTTACATCTATTGTCAGAAtagagctgctgtgtgtgtgttttaactatttttaggGTTAAAAAAGGAAATGACACACCAAAGGATAACACTAGTCTGGCATGGCAGAGAGAGATAAGTTTAGTGTAGAGAGAGGCGGAAATACCCAAATTTTACACACccggtcaaaagtttgaaatgtttttgaaagaagtctttgTGCTCAccaagctgcatttatttgattaaaaaacgGAGTACACATGCTAATGTGCTAAAGTAAAGATACTTCGTATTAAAGTTTttgttgcttaatatttttgtggaaattacaatcccccccccccccccccctcagcatttgatgaatagaacatGTAAAAggagcatttatttgaaaatgaaatcttttgttattataaatgtctttattgtcatgtttatttaatttaacacttccttaaacaaataaaggtaCACAAGAATGCagtattaagcagcacaactgttttcagcatcgttaataatcagaaatatttcttgagcagcaaaaaaTCATATTGGTATGATTTTTGAAGGCTCGTGTGACATGACTGGAGACTGAAATAATGTTGCTGAAAATGTAGCGATGCCATAACAGGAATACATTTTACTTAtgcattaaaacagaaataaatactttaataaatatgtaattttttaaaaatgttaatactatttacaattaaatattgtgaacctgctccatctcttccatctAGGATAGGGGTTCCCAAATTTAGAATCAGGCAGATTTctcaccattttatttttttaatttatctttacaactgttttaattgtccttgtttttattttcattcttacacatggtattcttatttcttatgtATATGTtataactatttaaaataatttctatgtaaagcagtttgaattgccattgtgtatgcaATGTGCAAATAAACTTGCCTAGCCTTGCCATTTCACTACTTTTTTTCAACTATTTAACATGAAATAAGTTTCAACTATTGACCCTAAGTTGACaaaactcaaaaatgttctgCAGCTGGTTTCCTTAAACTTTTGAGTTTtctcaactttttttctttttaacagtgtattttttctgtatttttatcaaataatcgCGGTaatggtgagcataagagatttaacaacttaacaaaaattatgaattatttCAAAATTTTGACCAGTATATTTGACCATATATTTATGCACTTAAATTTAAATGTACTTCAATATTTCAAAAGTAGaccacatttttatttatttatttcacaaaaagacattttactcTAATAGAATATTtaattcttaatttttttttttttttttaagatttcaaACAGAAGATCTTTTGGGAGGGCACCAATGTCACTTTATGGTGTGCCGATAATGTCACCAATGCCAAATGGAGTGAATTCATTTATATCGTGTGGAACATCAGCAGGGAAGGCAGAAAATGTTACCTTGGTTTGTCACCCAAATCGGACGACACTTGTAATGATGGAAAGAGGCTGGTCAACACCACCAATGGAGTTTATCTGTTCATTCCCAAGATCTCAATGGAAGATGAAGGATTTTACTCTTGTGATTTATCATATAAAGGAGAAAGCAATGCTGCAAATGTCTCTGTTAGAGGTGAGCACAGagataatatattgtaaaaatattgtaaCAATAACAAATGTTACATATTGTAATTTAGGAATAGACATGTCATCATGAGCCAGTGAAAAAGTCAATTAGTTGTACAAAACAGTATTTAGAGTTAGCCATGAAGACAATGGTATTGATATCATACCaatattcaaattaaatgaAAGTTCTTTGTCTTTAGTTACTCGCCTGGAAACTCAGCTGGACAGTGAAAATGGTCAGAGGTTTGCCGTCTGTAAGGCCACGTATAAAGAGAAGCCACCCACTCTTCACTGGGAACCTGCCGTAAACTTTTCAAACTCTTCTATCGAGAAGGATGGCAGATTTTTTATTATGGAGACTCGAGTACGtctggatgatgatgatgtgtccCTCAGTAACCTCAGCTGTGTGGCCTCATACGGCTCAGTGCTGCAGAAGAGCACGCTTGATCTTAATTCAACACAAGGTGAACACACTTTAGAAGAAGTTTTCTTATGTGGATCAGTAGTGAAATCTGTTTTTAAATTTGACACAAcattgtcaaaaatatcagctttatatgaagaaaacaaatatatgtaaatatcaAGAAATCAAGGTATTTTACGTATACACCATTTTAGATGTGGTGAAAATGATCATGACATCACGAAAAATAGAATTAAAATTGAATGCATGCTAACccatattttgatatattgcacaaATAAACCAGTGAGAGTGTGAAAAGTATTCAGGAAAGGTTACTAGGATCAAATTTGCAAATATTTGGCAAAGAAACACACGATTTGATTTAAATATGGAGCATATTTACCCAC is a window encoding:
- the si:ch211-214p13.9 gene encoding uncharacterized protein si:ch211-214p13.9 isoform X3, with the protein product MANSKTLTMIVLLSIFISRSDTRDFKQKIFWEGTNVTLWCADNVTNAKWSEFIYIVWNISREGRKCYLGLSPKSDDTCNDGKRLVNTTNGVYLFIPKISMEDEGFYSCDLSYKGESNAANVSVRVTRLETQLDSENGQRFAVCKATYKEKPPTLHWEPAVNFSNSSIEKDGRFFIMETRVRLDDDDVSLSNLSCVASYGSVLQKSTLDLNSTQENAAINAQWDIWPIAISAGSVCFMLVSLTVVYLLRRKLTSAMKMLCCKSKTSPPAEDKPPQPTDVEEVEPYASYIQRVNSIYNSSAELFNA
- the si:ch211-214p13.9 gene encoding uncharacterized protein si:ch211-214p13.9 isoform X1, which encodes MANSKTLTMIVLLSIFISRSDTRGNQESHRNQDAVIEKKLTDFKQKIFWEGTNVTLWCADNVTNAKWSEFIYIVWNISREGRKCYLGLSPKSDDTCNDGKRLVNTTNGVYLFIPKISMEDEGFYSCDLSYKGESNAANVSVRVTRLETQLDSENGQRFAVCKATYKEKPPTLHWEPAVNFSNSSIEKDGRFFIMETRVRLDDDDVSLSNLSCVASYGSVLQKSTLDLNSTQENAAINAQWDIWPIAISAGSVCFMLVSLTVVYLLRRKLTSAMKMLCCKSKTSPPAEDKPPQPTDVEEVEPYASYIQRVNSIYNSSAELFNA
- the si:ch211-214p13.9 gene encoding cell surface glycoprotein CD200 receptor 1 isoform X2, with translation MAAHVCSHVRVKQRGGNQESHRNQDAVIEKKLTDFKQKIFWEGTNVTLWCADNVTNAKWSEFIYIVWNISREGRKCYLGLSPKSDDTCNDGKRLVNTTNGVYLFIPKISMEDEGFYSCDLSYKGESNAANVSVRVTRLETQLDSENGQRFAVCKATYKEKPPTLHWEPAVNFSNSSIEKDGRFFIMETRVRLDDDDVSLSNLSCVASYGSVLQKSTLDLNSTQENAAINAQWDIWPIAISAGSVCFMLVSLTVVYLLRRKLTSAMKMLCCKSKTSPPAEDKPPQPTDVEEVEPYASYIQRVNSIYNSSAELFNA